A single Triticum dicoccoides isolate Atlit2015 ecotype Zavitan chromosome 2A, WEW_v2.0, whole genome shotgun sequence DNA region contains:
- the LOC119354005 gene encoding NADP-dependent glyceraldehyde-3-phosphate dehydrogenase-like produces the protein MAGTGVFADVLDGEVYKYYADGEWRASASGKTVAIVNPTTRQTQYRVQACTQEEVNKVMDAAKVAQKAWARTPLWKRAELLHKAAAILKEHKAPIAECLVKEIAKPAKDAVSEVVRSGDLVSYTAEEGVRILGEGKLLVSDSFPGNERNKYCLSSKVPLGVVLAIPPFNYPVNLAVSKIGPALIAGNSLVLKPPTQGAVAALHMVHCFHLAGFPKGLISCVTGKGSEIGDFLTMHPGVNCISFTGGDTGIAISKKAGMVPLQMELGGKDACIVLDDADLDLVAANIVKGGFSYSGQRCTAVKVVLIMEAVADTVVEKVNAKVAKLKVGPPEDDCDITPVVTESSANFIEGLVMDAKEKGATFCQEYRREGNLIWPLLLDHVRPDMRIAWEEPFGPVLPVIRINSVEEGIHHCNASNFGLQGCVFTRDINKAIMISDAMESGTVQINSAPARGPDHFPFQGLKDSGIGSQGITNSINMMTKVKSTVINLPSPSYTMG, from the exons atGGCGGGGACGGGGGTGTTCGCGGACGTGCTGGACGGCGAGGTCTACAAGTACTACGCCGACGGGGAGTGGCGCGCGTCCGCCTCCGGCAAGACGGTCGCCATCGTCAACCCCACCACCCGCCAGACGCAGTACAGGGTGCAAG CATGCACACAGGAGGAGGTGAACAAGGTGATGGACGCCGCCAAGGTGGCGCAGAAGGCGTGGGCGCGGACTCCGCTGTGGAAGCGAGCGGAGCTGCTCCACAAGGCGGCGGCCATCCTCAAGGAGCACAAGGCCCCGATCGCCGAGTGTCTGGTCAAGGAGATCGCCAAGCCGGCCAAGGATGCCGTTTCTGAG GTGGTGCGATCCGGCGATTTGGTGTCGTACACGGCCGAGGAGGGTGTCCGGATACTGGGGGAGGGCAAGCTGCTGGTATCCGATAGCTTCCCCGGTAATGAGCGCAACAAGTACTGTTTGAGCTCCAAG GTACCTCTTGGAGTAGTTTTGGCAATCCCGCCATTTAACTATCCTGTCAACCTGGCGGTTTCTAAGATTGGCCCGGCGCTGATTGCTGGCAATTCTCTTGTGCTCAAGCCTCCGACTCAG GGCGCGGTGGCAGCGCTCCATATGGTACACTGCTTTCACCTGGCCGGTTTCCCAAAGGGCCTGATAAGCTGTGTTACTGGGAAAGGTTCTGAAATAGGTGATTTTCTCACAATGCACCCTGGAGTCAACTGCATAAG TTTCACGGGAGGTGATACCGGCATAGCCATTTCAAAGAAGGCCGGGATGGTCCCGCTTCAGATGGAGCTCGGAGGAAAAGATGCTTGCATTGTGCTGGACGATGCAGACCTCGATCTAGTCGCGGCAAACATAGTAAAAGGAGGCTTCTCATACAG TGGCCAGAGGTGCACTGCAGTCAAAGTGGTTCTGATCATGGAAGCGGTGGCCGACACCGTGGTGGAGAAGGTCAATGCCAAGGTGGCAAAGCTGAAAGTTGGCCCACCAGAGGATGACTGTGATATCACCCCAGTTGTAACAGAATCCTCGGCAAATTTCATTGAAGGCTTGGTAATGGATGCCAAGGAGAAAGGTGCAACTTTTTGCCAAGAGTACAGGAGAGAAGGCAACCTCATCTGGCCGTTGCTGTTGGATCATGTCCGGCCTGATATGAGGATCGCTTGGGAGGAGCCTTTCGGCCCTGTCTTGCCCGTGATCAGGATCAACTCGGTCGAGGAAGGCATTCACCATTGTAACGCCAGCAACTTTGGCCTCCAG GGATGTGTGTTCACAAGAGACATCAACAAGGCAATCATGATCAGTGATGCAATGGAGAGTGGAACTGTGCAGATCAACTCCGCCCCGGCTCGAGGTCCGGACCATTTCCCCTTCCAG GGTCTGAAGGACAGTGGAATAGGATCCCAGGGGATAACCAACAGCATAAACATGATGACCAAGGTGAAGAGCACTGTCATAAACCTCCCATCTCCGTCCTACACCATGGGCTGA